In Wenyingzhuangia fucanilytica, the following are encoded in one genomic region:
- a CDS encoding class I SAM-dependent methyltransferase, giving the protein MSLFKTILNTIPRPWLIKASLLAKPVLAIYYKGTTYTDPIDSKSYRKFLPYGYENQRENVLAPGTLSLERHRLLWLYLNRHSDFFKSSKKVLHVAPEQCFHKLFKKQQNLDYTTTDLFSPLADVKADICDLPFKDNSYDIIFCNHVLEHIVDDTKAMSELYRVLKPGGWGIFQIPQNVNKKNTYEDFSITSPEERRKHFGQYDHVRVYGLDYFDRLSKIGFEVKQFKVVDHFSEAEIQKYALMKNEILPICFKPS; this is encoded by the coding sequence ATGAGTCTTTTTAAAACCATATTAAACACTATTCCAAGACCTTGGTTAATTAAAGCTAGCTTATTAGCCAAACCTGTTTTAGCTATTTACTATAAAGGAACTACTTACACAGATCCTATTGATTCAAAATCATACAGAAAGTTTCTTCCTTATGGTTACGAAAACCAAAGAGAAAACGTATTAGCTCCCGGTACTTTGTCTTTAGAAAGGCATAGATTATTATGGTTATATCTTAATCGTCATTCAGATTTTTTTAAAAGTTCTAAAAAAGTTTTACACGTGGCACCAGAACAGTGTTTTCATAAACTTTTTAAAAAACAACAAAATTTAGATTATACCACAACTGATTTATTCTCGCCTTTGGCAGATGTTAAAGCAGATATTTGTGATTTGCCTTTTAAAGACAATAGTTACGATATTATATTTTGTAATCACGTATTAGAACATATTGTAGATGACACCAAAGCAATGTCTGAATTATACCGAGTGTTAAAACCTGGTGGATGGGGAATTTTTCAAATTCCACAAAATGTAAACAAAAAGAATACCTACGAAGATTTTAGTATTACTAGTCCAGAAGAACGTAGAAAACACTTTGGACAGTATGATCATGTAAGAGTTTACGGTTTAGATTATTTTGACAGATTATCAAAAATTGGTTTTGAGGTAAAACAATTTAAAGTTGTTGATCATTTCTCTGAAGCAGAAATTCAGAAATACGCTTTAATGAAGAACGAAATTTTACCTATTTGCTTTAAACCATCATAA
- a CDS encoding FAD:protein FMN transferase has protein sequence MKQTIVNNLLKTLFFAFIVFLTVACTEKKVKYQKLKGSVFGTTFHIQYFDTNSNNYSADIEELFQKMNNSLSTYHGESLISSLNSGLSVLKVDGDFVNVFKLSKKIFKETDGYFDPTVGKMVNAWGFGPHKSNKHPSTHEIDSLMQYVGFDKVMLKEDTIVKQNSNITFDFNATAKGYGVDLVGEFLESKNVKNYLIEIGGEIRARGVNKNNKLWSVGIEEPNFDGTRSLQKITMLNNEAIATSGNYRKFRLDSITGKKIAHTFNPKTGVPAQTDLLSVSVIAPVSCGEVDAYATAFMAMGFEKAKALALTHKEMKVYFIYIENDELKTFASSNLQFVE, from the coding sequence ATGAAGCAAACAATTGTTAATAACTTATTAAAAACATTATTTTTTGCATTTATTGTTTTTTTAACAGTTGCTTGTACCGAAAAGAAGGTAAAATATCAAAAATTAAAAGGTAGCGTGTTCGGCACTACTTTTCACATTCAATACTTCGACACTAATAGTAACAATTATAGTGCCGATATTGAAGAATTATTCCAAAAAATGAATAATTCTTTATCTACTTATCATGGTGAATCATTAATAAGTAGCTTAAATAGCGGATTATCAGTTCTTAAGGTGGATGGTGATTTTGTAAATGTTTTTAAATTATCAAAAAAAATATTTAAAGAGACTGATGGTTATTTTGATCCTACGGTTGGGAAAATGGTAAATGCTTGGGGATTTGGCCCTCATAAATCTAATAAACATCCTTCTACTCACGAAATAGATAGCCTAATGCAATATGTAGGTTTTGATAAAGTGATGCTAAAAGAAGATACTATTGTAAAGCAAAATTCTAATATCACTTTTGATTTTAACGCTACCGCAAAGGGTTATGGGGTAGATTTGGTAGGGGAGTTTTTAGAAAGTAAAAACGTTAAAAATTATTTGATTGAAATTGGTGGAGAGATTAGGGCTAGAGGAGTAAATAAGAATAATAAATTATGGTCTGTTGGTATTGAAGAGCCAAATTTTGATGGAACTAGAAGTTTACAAAAGATAACCATGTTAAATAATGAAGCGATTGCAACTTCTGGTAATTACAGAAAGTTTAGGTTAGATAGCATTACAGGTAAAAAAATTGCTCATACTTTTAACCCTAAAACAGGTGTTCCTGCCCAAACAGATTTGTTAAGTGTTTCTGTTATTGCTCCTGTTTCTTGTGGAGAGGTAGATGCTTATGCTACAGCTTTTATGGCTATGGGGTTTGAGAAAGCAAAAGCTTTAGCTTTAACACATAAAGAAATGAAAGTTTACTTTATATATATAGAAAACGATGAACTAAAAACGTTTGCAAGTTCTAACCTACAATTTGTAGAATAA
- a CDS encoding OmpA/MotB family protein: MKKVLILIASVSLLATSCVSKKKYTDLQAELGDKLATTEKALADSKVDLGAAENKVASLEDRIKFLEKGNEKYLENVDNLIAMSKSATENMRSTLSQLQQKDEYIKYIQEANSKKDSINLAVAFNLKKILPNGLNDEDISVNIEGTKVFISIADKLLFNSGSYRISKRAESILKKVGAVVNEYPNMDVMVEGHTDNQTVKEGAAVKDNWDLSVQRSAAVVRELQSKYDVLPARLIAAGRAEYAPVVENSSAENRSKNRRTKIIIMPKLDEFFELLDTPAAN; this comes from the coding sequence ATGAAAAAAGTTTTGATATTAATCGCATCAGTTTCGTTATTAGCTACTTCTTGTGTATCTAAGAAAAAGTATACTGATTTACAAGCAGAATTAGGAGACAAATTAGCAACTACAGAAAAAGCTTTAGCAGATTCTAAAGTAGACTTAGGTGCAGCTGAAAACAAAGTAGCTTCTTTAGAAGACAGAATTAAGTTTTTAGAGAAAGGAAATGAAAAATACTTAGAAAACGTTGACAATTTAATTGCAATGTCTAAGTCTGCAACAGAAAACATGAGATCTACTTTATCTCAATTACAACAAAAGGATGAGTACATTAAGTACATCCAAGAAGCTAACTCTAAGAAAGATTCTATCAACTTAGCTGTAGCTTTCAACTTAAAGAAAATTTTACCTAACGGTTTAAACGACGAAGACATTTCTGTTAACATCGAAGGAACTAAAGTATTTATCTCTATTGCAGATAAATTATTATTCAACTCTGGATCTTACAGAATTTCTAAGAGAGCTGAATCTATCTTAAAGAAAGTTGGAGCAGTAGTTAACGAATACCCTAACATGGATGTTATGGTTGAAGGTCACACTGATAACCAAACAGTAAAAGAAGGTGCTGCTGTTAAAGATAACTGGGATTTATCTGTACAACGTTCTGCTGCTGTAGTTCGTGAGTTACAATCTAAGTACGACGTTTTACCTGCTAGATTAATTGCTGCTGGTAGAGCTGAATATGCTCCAGTTGTAGAAAACAGTTCTGCTGAAAACAGATCTAAAAACAGAAGAACAAAAATTATCATCATGCCTAAATTAGATGAGTTCTTTGAATTATTAGATACTCCTGCTGCAAACTAA
- a CDS encoding class I SAM-dependent methyltransferase, giving the protein MNKPPSNKEIKTIASHLRKPVRVKGVEVANMMNEGNLPMNLHTLAVLNAEPKDHILEIGMANGYFVKHLLNGTRDIKYIGLDYSETMIVEARKLNSKYIEQGTADFIQGDIHQLPFKDKVFDKLFTINTFYFWEDIREVLNEIKRVLKPNGVFILSIRPKHNMETIPVTKFNFKLLETINIIEILKTAGFDQIEKTEIIEPEQERWGKSFTRETVILKCKIEQIKKRLVFTRRFFISRT; this is encoded by the coding sequence ATGAATAAGCCACCATCAAACAAAGAGATCAAAACCATTGCTTCTCACTTAAGAAAACCTGTGAGAGTTAAAGGTGTTGAAGTTGCTAATATGATGAATGAAGGTAACTTACCTATGAACTTACACACCTTGGCTGTTCTAAATGCAGAACCAAAAGATCATATCTTAGAAATAGGAATGGCAAATGGATATTTTGTTAAGCATCTTTTAAACGGAACACGCGATATAAAATATATTGGTTTAGACTACTCGGAAACAATGATTGTCGAAGCAAGAAAATTAAATTCTAAATATATTGAACAAGGTACTGCTGACTTTATCCAAGGAGACATTCATCAACTACCTTTTAAAGATAAAGTTTTTGATAAACTTTTTACGATCAATACTTTTTACTTTTGGGAAGACATCCGTGAGGTATTGAACGAAATAAAACGAGTGTTAAAACCAAATGGAGTCTTTATATTGTCTATTAGACCTAAACATAACATGGAGACAATTCCAGTGACTAAATTCAACTTTAAATTACTAGAAACCATAAATATTATAGAAATACTAAAAACTGCTGGTTTTGATCAAATTGAAAAAACAGAAATCATAGAACCAGAACAAGAGAGATGGGGTAAATCTTTTACTAGAGAAACCGTGATTTTAAAATGTAAAATAGAACAAATAAAAAAACGTCTTGTTTTCACAAGACGTTTTTTTATTTCTAGAACTTGA
- a CDS encoding ABC transporter ATP-binding protein has translation MLEIKNVSYAYTAKKPVLKNIDFTVSKGEYIALLGESGCGKSTLLELIYGLMDIEDGEVLYHGKKLLGPKYHLIPGHPFMKYLAQDFSLMPYTTAAENVGEFLSNIYKDKKNARIQELLEVVDMVDFAHIKVKNLSGGQKQRIAIARVLAKEPEILLLDEPFSHIDNFRKNNLRRSLFNYLKKQKITCVVATHDSTDALSFADKLYLIRDQEIISKGTPEEIYFNPKNKYIASFFNEVSEISNKEIGINKEGNAILYPEQINIVEKSDIKAIVDQSYFKGNHYLVEAFINKTPLIIKSDRSYEKNSEVFIEIN, from the coding sequence ATGCTAGAAATTAAAAATGTTTCTTACGCTTATACAGCAAAAAAACCTGTTTTAAAAAATATTGATTTTACAGTTAGTAAAGGGGAGTACATTGCGCTTTTAGGAGAAAGTGGCTGTGGTAAAAGTACTTTGCTAGAGCTTATTTATGGTTTGATGGACATTGAAGATGGTGAAGTTTTATACCATGGAAAAAAATTATTAGGCCCTAAATACCATTTAATTCCTGGGCATCCTTTTATGAAATATTTGGCTCAAGATTTTAGTTTGATGCCTTATACTACCGCTGCTGAAAATGTTGGTGAATTTTTATCGAATATTTACAAAGACAAAAAAAATGCTAGAATTCAAGAACTACTAGAAGTGGTAGATATGGTTGATTTTGCTCACATAAAAGTAAAAAACTTAAGTGGTGGTCAAAAACAAAGAATTGCCATTGCTCGTGTTTTAGCTAAAGAACCAGAAATATTATTACTAGACGAACCTTTTAGTCACATCGATAATTTTAGAAAGAACAATTTAAGAAGAAGTCTTTTTAATTATTTAAAAAAGCAAAAAATAACCTGCGTGGTTGCTACACACGATAGTACTGACGCCCTTTCTTTTGCAGATAAATTGTATTTAATTAGAGATCAAGAAATTATTTCAAAGGGTACGCCAGAAGAAATATACTTTAATCCTAAAAATAAATACATCGCATCCTTTTTTAATGAAGTTAGCGAGATCTCAAATAAAGAAATTGGCATCAACAAAGAGGGTAATGCTATTCTTTACCCAGAACAAATTAATATTGTTGAAAAATCAGACATTAAAGCTATTGTAGATCAAAGCTATTTTAAAGGGAACCATTACTTAGTTGAAGCTTTTATAAACAAAACTCCTTTGATTATAAAAAGTGACAGATCTTATGAAAAAAACAGCGAAGTATTTATAGAAATTAATTAA
- a CDS encoding DUF4837 family protein produces MKKIFTLFTFLLIVACGGKEGKKSNNDYMKPGSTGRINHVIVVVEPEVWKGEAGKALREVIQQPIAGLPQTEYQFGVSTIPGSAFTKMFKNSRNLLFLQLADKEVFQSSSDKYAQPQTILEVKAPTTEELVTLIHEKANEIVNTFKDEDLKSVQEEFQKNKRSQKINALEKLGVSMDIPNKYRTVIDTLGSFMWMRSHISGGIASGDQTNNIIAYQVSLFDENKPFLEQMIKNRDSIGKMYIRGNDVDKMYMITEAARKPSVKITTIDGKKAYESRGTWEVFGAFSAGPFLNYSIIDEKNNRVLVIEGFNYAPSVNKRDFVFELEAILKTIKFN; encoded by the coding sequence ATGAAAAAGATTTTTACATTATTTACGTTTTTACTAATTGTTGCCTGTGGAGGTAAAGAGGGTAAAAAAAGTAACAATGATTATATGAAGCCGGGTTCCACAGGAAGAATTAATCATGTAATAGTAGTAGTTGAACCTGAGGTTTGGAAAGGTGAAGCTGGGAAAGCACTTAGAGAGGTAATTCAACAACCTATTGCAGGCTTACCACAAACCGAATATCAATTTGGAGTTTCTACCATTCCAGGAAGTGCTTTTACCAAAATGTTTAAGAATAGTAGAAACTTACTGTTTTTACAATTAGCGGATAAAGAAGTTTTTCAATCATCATCAGACAAGTATGCTCAACCACAAACTATTTTAGAGGTTAAAGCGCCTACAACAGAAGAATTGGTGACTTTGATCCATGAAAAAGCAAATGAAATTGTAAATACTTTTAAGGATGAGGATTTAAAATCTGTTCAAGAAGAGTTTCAAAAAAATAAGCGTTCACAAAAAATTAACGCTCTAGAAAAATTAGGAGTAAGTATGGATATTCCTAATAAATACAGAACAGTAATAGATACTTTAGGTTCTTTTATGTGGATGCGTAGTCATATTTCAGGAGGAATTGCTTCTGGAGATCAAACTAATAATATTATAGCATATCAAGTTTCTCTTTTTGATGAAAATAAGCCGTTTTTAGAGCAAATGATTAAGAATAGAGATAGTATTGGTAAAATGTATATTAGAGGGAATGATGTAGATAAAATGTACATGATTACCGAGGCTGCTAGAAAGCCAAGCGTTAAAATTACCACCATTGATGGAAAAAAAGCATATGAAAGCAGAGGAACTTGGGAGGTTTTTGGTGCTTTTAGTGCAGGACCTTTTTTAAATTATTCTATTATTGATGAAAAGAACAATAGAGTACTTGTGATAGAAGGGTTTAATTATGCTCCATCAGTAAACAAAAGAGATTTTGTTTTTGAGTTAGAAGCCATATTAAAAACAATAAAGTTTAATTAA
- a CDS encoding lytic transglycosylase domain-containing protein, whose protein sequence is MRLGVVLFLVGFSLYAQEKKDSIQENAILEIPSQDLKIETPVYYSDTIDAKEIAKIDSLWINNVYKSSLMDETFTNLEPITSDEFDTWDDLPTDTLKKRLSILDSKTPFHLEYNVELERVIKSYLKYRRRYYPDMMARAEYYFPLFEAQLAHYEIPLEIKYLAIVESALKPRAKSRVGATGLWQFMYQTGKMYDLKVSSYVDERQDPVKATKAACKYLEQLYHSFNDWDLALAAYNSGPGNVSKAIRRSGNRTNYWNIRPYLPKETSDYLPAFYATMYIFEYAKEHHIQTEPPRIHRFDIDSIQVKQLLTFQQVHDMVGTDIEMLEFLNPSYKLNIIPFVKGRNYKLVLPLKDALAFVDKEDEIYEYATAEANEREKPLPKYFEMSQRIRYKVKSGDYLGLIAERHGVYVRDIKKWNNLSSTNLQIGQRLTIYPKRIN, encoded by the coding sequence ATGAGGTTAGGTGTTGTATTATTTTTGGTTGGATTTTCTCTATACGCTCAAGAAAAAAAAGACAGTATTCAGGAAAATGCTATTCTAGAAATACCATCACAAGATTTAAAAATTGAAACTCCTGTTTATTATAGCGATACTATTGATGCTAAGGAAATTGCCAAAATAGATAGCTTATGGATAAACAATGTTTACAAGTCATCTTTAATGGATGAAACTTTTACCAATTTAGAGCCAATCACTTCTGATGAATTTGATACTTGGGATGATTTGCCTACTGATACTTTAAAAAAACGTTTATCTATTCTCGATTCAAAAACACCTTTTCATCTTGAGTATAACGTAGAGTTAGAAAGAGTTATTAAAAGTTATTTAAAATATAGAAGGAGATATTATCCTGATATGATGGCTAGGGCGGAATATTATTTTCCGTTGTTTGAGGCTCAGTTAGCACATTACGAAATTCCTTTAGAAATTAAATACTTGGCTATTGTAGAGTCTGCTTTAAAACCTAGAGCAAAATCTAGAGTTGGAGCAACTGGTTTGTGGCAGTTTATGTATCAAACTGGGAAAATGTACGATTTAAAAGTAAGTTCTTATGTTGATGAAAGACAAGATCCGGTAAAAGCAACTAAAGCTGCTTGTAAGTATTTAGAGCAATTGTATCATAGTTTTAACGATTGGGATTTAGCGTTGGCAGCTTATAATTCTGGACCAGGAAATGTATCAAAAGCAATCAGAAGATCTGGTAATAGAACCAATTATTGGAATATTAGACCTTATTTGCCAAAAGAAACCTCGGATTATTTACCAGCATTTTATGCAACCATGTATATTTTTGAATACGCAAAAGAACACCATATACAAACCGAACCTCCAAGAATTCATCGTTTTGATATTGATAGTATTCAAGTAAAACAGTTGTTAACTTTTCAGCAAGTACACGATATGGTGGGAACGGATATTGAAATGTTAGAGTTTTTAAATCCATCATATAAATTAAATATTATTCCTTTTGTAAAGGGGAGGAATTATAAATTGGTTTTGCCTTTAAAAGATGCTTTGGCTTTTGTAGATAAAGAAGATGAGATTTATGAATATGCTACGGCAGAAGCTAACGAAAGAGAAAAACCACTGCCTAAATATTTTGAAATGAGTCAACGTATTCGTTACAAAGTAAAATCAGGAGATTATTTAGGTTTAATTGCAGAAAGGCATGGGGTTTATGTTAGAGATATAAAAAAATGGAATAATCTGTCTTCTACCAACTTACAAATTGGGCAAAGATTAACCATTTATCCTAAACGAATAAATTAA
- a CDS encoding OmpA family protein — protein sequence MKKIIFSIFIASLLTGCVTKQRFTELSDRYDELADTNADLIAQNDKLIKEEIDLKKELRDLQDLKLYYTNQSKILNKEIDATLKKYGKLQEAYDALASNSSYAISSKAQENQKLLNDLGNKETALFEKEANLAKLTAALDARSKRIQDLEALIASKEAAMQQLKSAISNALKGFEGKGLTVEQRDGKVYVSMENKLLFGSGQWAVGANGKTAVVELARVLVQNPTIDVLIEGHTDDDPYRSGGVIQDNWDLSAKRATAIVRILQDNNVSPKQITAAGHGEYMPVASNETPEGKAKNRRIEIILSPNLDEVTKLLNE from the coding sequence ATGAAAAAAATAATATTTTCAATATTTATAGCCTCGTTATTAACAGGTTGTGTAACCAAACAAAGATTTACAGAATTATCTGATAGGTATGATGAATTGGCAGATACCAATGCCGATTTAATTGCTCAAAACGATAAGTTAATTAAAGAAGAAATTGACTTAAAAAAAGAATTAAGAGATTTACAGGATTTAAAATTATACTATACCAATCAATCAAAAATTTTAAATAAAGAAATTGATGCTACCTTAAAAAAGTATGGTAAACTGCAAGAAGCTTATGATGCTTTGGCCTCAAATAGTTCTTATGCAATTAGTAGTAAAGCTCAAGAAAATCAAAAGCTTTTAAATGATTTAGGAAACAAAGAAACAGCTTTGTTTGAAAAAGAAGCAAACTTAGCCAAACTAACTGCGGCTTTGGATGCGAGATCTAAACGAATTCAAGACTTAGAAGCTTTAATAGCTAGTAAAGAAGCGGCTATGCAGCAGTTAAAAAGCGCTATTAGTAATGCGTTAAAAGGATTTGAAGGTAAAGGATTAACTGTTGAGCAGCGAGATGGGAAAGTTTATGTTTCTATGGAAAACAAACTGTTGTTTGGTTCAGGACAATGGGCTGTAGGTGCAAATGGTAAAACCGCTGTTGTAGAGTTGGCTAGGGTTTTGGTGCAAAATCCTACTATTGATGTGTTGATTGAAGGACATACAGATGATGATCCATACAGATCAGGAGGGGTAATTCAAGACAACTGGGATTTATCTGCAAAAAGAGCAACAGCTATTGTAAGAATTTTACAAGACAATAATGTATCTCCTAAACAAATAACAGCTGCAGGTCATGGAGAGTATATGCCAGTAGCTTCTAATGAAACACCAGAAGGAAAAGCAAAAAACAGAAGAATTGAAATTATTTTATCTCCAAATTTAGATGAAGTAACTAAGTTATTGAATGAATAA
- a CDS encoding exodeoxyribonuclease III — protein MKIISYNVNGIRAAIKKGFLEWLEAANPDIICLQETKAHKDQLDLLAFENIGYKYNYWFSAQKKGYSSVAVLCKEEPKNVEYGTGIESMDFEGRNLRVDYDTFSVMSLYLPSGTNDARLGFKLNYMDEFLDYVTKLRKEIPNLIICGDYNICHEEIDIHNPKQNKNTSGFLPVEREWLTTFINTGFIDSFRHLNKEPHHYSWWSYRANARNNNKGWRIDYHMVTDDMKDRIERAYILPEAKHSDHCPIVLEIS, from the coding sequence ATGAAGATTATTTCCTACAATGTAAATGGTATTAGGGCAGCCATTAAAAAAGGCTTTTTAGAGTGGTTAGAAGCTGCAAATCCAGATATTATTTGTTTACAAGAAACCAAAGCACATAAAGATCAATTAGATCTTTTAGCATTTGAAAATATTGGGTATAAATACAATTATTGGTTTTCTGCACAGAAAAAAGGATACAGTAGTGTAGCTGTTTTGTGTAAAGAAGAACCAAAGAATGTAGAATATGGAACGGGTATAGAAAGCATGGATTTTGAAGGAAGAAATCTACGTGTAGATTACGATACTTTTTCTGTAATGAGTTTGTATTTACCCTCTGGAACTAACGATGCTCGTTTAGGTTTTAAACTCAACTATATGGATGAGTTTTTAGATTATGTAACTAAGCTTCGTAAGGAAATTCCGAATTTAATTATTTGTGGAGACTATAATATTTGTCACGAAGAAATAGATATTCACAATCCAAAACAAAATAAAAATACCTCTGGGTTTTTACCTGTGGAAAGAGAGTGGTTAACTACGTTCATCAACACAGGGTTTATAGATAGTTTTAGACATCTTAACAAAGAACCACATCATTATTCTTGGTGGAGTTATAGAGCCAATGCAAGAAATAATAACAAAGGTTGGAGAATAGATTATCATATGGTAACAGATGATATGAAAGATAGAATTGAAAGAGCTTATATTTTACCAGAAGCTAAGCATTCAGATCATTGTCCAATAGTTTTAGAAATATCATAA
- a CDS encoding penicillin-binding protein 1A, with protein MDKKKTTKPNYTFYSKVFWALFSFSVLSVFAIFLLVSMGAFGKLPTFKDLESPEKNFASEIISSDGVTLGKYFRENRTPVNYDELPQELVNALVATEDERFFEHSGIDFFSLARAIAKFGQDGGGSTITQQLAKQLFTENYGTRNIVKRIAQKLKEWVIAVKLEKQYTKNEIITMYLNKYDFLYNAIGIRSASRIYFNKEPKELNLEESAVLVGMAKNPSLYNPRRFPENALKRRATVFGQLERNGFITKTEKDSLNALPLEINYTPEGHSDGHATYFREYLRDYLKTWIKDHPKPDGTYYNLYSDGLKIFVTLDSRMQAYAEEAVHEHMSNLQRIFFKEQKHNKTAPFYDLENSQIAETMWRAVRTTDRYRALNAKGLSKKEILENFKEKRKMQVFDWKKGSKDTILSPYDSIKYYKTFLHSGLLALEPQTGHIKAWVGGINHKYFKYDHVKQGKRQVGSTFKPFVYASAINQFRISPCEKYPNTPFTIPQGKYGLLEDWTPKNAGDEYGGELTLKQALAKSINVITARMIDRVGPSTVVQLAKKSGITSEIPPYPSIALGTIDASLYDMVGAYAMFANKGFRVHQTMVMRIEDKNGSVLQRFVPESEEVMSEEAAYAVLDLLKGVTMEGSGVRLRGKWGKYPENVATGYPYQFTNPIAGKTGTTQNQSDGWFMGVVPNLAVGVWTGADERATHFKGITFGQGASMSLPTWALFMKKCYADETLSISQEDFEQPDNFGIAIDCGSSENEVEETSLIETNPDF; from the coding sequence ATATCATCAGATGGAGTTACTTTAGGAAAATATTTTAGAGAAAACAGAACTCCTGTAAATTACGATGAATTACCGCAAGAGTTGGTAAATGCTTTGGTAGCTACCGAGGACGAACGTTTTTTTGAGCACTCTGGGATAGACTTTTTTAGTTTGGCTAGAGCCATTGCCAAATTTGGACAAGATGGTGGAGGAAGTACCATTACACAACAACTTGCTAAGCAACTTTTTACTGAAAATTACGGTACAAGAAACATTGTAAAACGTATTGCTCAAAAGTTAAAAGAATGGGTTATTGCTGTAAAATTAGAAAAACAATATACCAAAAATGAAATCATTACTATGTACTTAAACAAGTATGATTTCTTGTACAATGCTATTGGAATTCGTTCTGCTTCTAGAATTTATTTTAACAAAGAACCTAAAGAATTAAATTTAGAAGAATCAGCAGTTTTGGTGGGGATGGCAAAAAATCCATCGTTATACAATCCAAGAAGATTTCCAGAAAATGCTTTAAAAAGAAGAGCCACCGTTTTTGGTCAGCTAGAAAGAAATGGGTTTATTACCAAAACCGAAAAAGATTCTTTAAACGCATTACCGTTAGAAATAAATTATACTCCAGAGGGGCATAGTGATGGGCATGCTACTTATTTTAGAGAATACTTAAGAGATTATTTAAAAACTTGGATTAAAGATCATCCTAAACCAGATGGAACTTATTATAATTTGTATTCTGATGGTTTAAAGATTTTTGTGACTTTAGATTCTAGAATGCAAGCTTATGCAGAAGAAGCTGTACACGAGCATATGTCTAATTTACAACGTATTTTCTTTAAAGAACAAAAGCATAATAAAACAGCACCTTTTTACGATTTGGAAAATTCTCAAATTGCCGAAACTATGTGGAGAGCTGTTCGTACTACAGATAGATATAGAGCTTTAAATGCAAAAGGGTTGAGTAAAAAAGAAATCCTTGAGAATTTTAAAGAAAAGAGAAAAATGCAAGTTTTTGATTGGAAAAAAGGAAGCAAAGACACCATATTATCTCCTTATGATTCTATCAAATATTACAAAACATTTTTACACTCAGGATTGTTAGCCTTAGAGCCACAAACAGGACATATTAAAGCTTGGGTAGGTGGAATTAATCACAAGTATTTTAAATACGATCATGTAAAGCAAGGAAAAAGACAAGTAGGGTCTACTTTTAAGCCTTTTGTTTATGCTTCTGCCATCAATCAATTTAGAATTTCTCCTTGTGAAAAATATCCAAATACACCATTTACCATTCCTCAAGGAAAATATGGATTGTTAGAAGATTGGACTCCAAAAAATGCAGGTGATGAATATGGGGGAGAATTAACTTTAAAGCAAGCCTTAGCAAAATCTATCAACGTAATTACAGCAAGAATGATTGATAGGGTTGGGCCATCAACAGTAGTACAATTGGCAAAGAAATCTGGAATTACTTCAGAAATTCCACCATATCCTTCTATTGCTTTAGGAACTATCGATGCTAGTTTGTATGATATGGTTGGAGCCTATGCCATGTTTGCTAACAAAGGATTTAGAGTACATCAAACCATGGTAATGCGTATTGAAGATAAAAACGGAAGTGTGTTACAACGTTTTGTACCAGAGTCTGAAGAGGTGATGAGTGAAGAAGCTGCTTATGCCGTGTTAGATTTATTAAAAGGTGTAACCATGGAAGGATCAGGAGTTCGTTTGAGAGGAAAATGGGGGAAATATCCTGAAAATGTAGCTACCGGATATCCTTATCAATTTACCAATCCAATTGCAGGAAAAACAGGAACTACACAAAATCAATCTGATGGTTGGTTTATGGGAGTGGTGCCTAATTTAGCAGTTGGAGTTTGGACAGGTGCTGATGAAAGAGCAACTCACTTTAAAGGGATTACTTTTGGGCAAGGAGCAAGTATGTCTTTACCTACTTGGGCTTTGTTTATGAAAAAATGTTATGCAGATGAAACCTTGTCAATTAGTCAAGAAGATTTTGAACAACCTGATAATTTTGGTATAGCAATTGATTGTGGTTCGTCTGAAAATGAAGTTGAAGAAACATCGTTAATAGAAACCAATCCCGATTTTTAA